A genomic segment from uncultured Methanobrevibacter sp. encodes:
- a CDS encoding BspA family leucine-rich repeat surface protein, whose amino-acid sequence MLEKELLYQYALKAMGRFESKKISIFGNGYVESLDENNRFVERDLSKDKDYETWVLNSIEEGNGIFIVMGQFVIDYCGSFEDITDTDFVFDDRYYEEGYLDSLYREYYGFDDEDMYDEPIDEEDYDFEDEPEAVSFYIDAEHGVSAACSVDYFPPNTDFICHVGINLCKEGDEYHVTPGYAYLPEVGALDPRMTYEDWPITKESIEDDPIEQLFAVVLDSNLSYDGEEEGAYNEWSLENLLERIHEDTVTKDLDVKFGASGNEFEKEAEELLKAGKISNYLEHFEKLNSATDSIYDLGDNEVLIILKDGTNLTSWDNVSNQHDILYISEDFSNRKVITRKYRYLTSLKATVVVGITKKIKDMEEMFQGCSSLVDLYGLETWDTSKIEKMEGMFRGCSSLEDISGLENWDISNAYRLWNLFDGCSSLTDLSPLANWDISDVSSMADMFSGCSSLVNLSPLKDWDTSNVRNMSRLFSGCSSLADLSPLEKWNISSVRKIDSIFGGCSSLVDLSPLKDWDTSQIKSMVHMFGGCSSLTGLSGLEYWNTSKLENMQGIFRDCSSLIDLSSLENWDTSKVNNMWSVFEGCSSLVDLSPLSGWNVSHVTAMRYIFEGCSSLISLSGLENWDIHRVSDMIAMFKCCSSLTDLSSLKSWNLSPFNQDLSGMFKFCSSLSDLSPLSSWDVSGVFTMKNMFKGGSSLSDLSPLSSWDVSKFLENSGIFDDCPNIEVYPNWYENNKSR is encoded by the coding sequence ATGTTAGAAAAAGAACTCTTATATCAATATGCTTTAAAAGCTATGGGAAGATTCGAATCTAAAAAAATAAGTATTTTTGGAAACGGATATGTTGAATCACTTGATGAAAATAACAGATTTGTTGAGAGAGATCTTTCAAAAGATAAAGATTATGAAACATGGGTTTTGAATAGTATTGAGGAAGGCAATGGAATATTTATCGTAATGGGTCAGTTTGTTATTGATTATTGCGGTTCATTTGAAGATATAACTGATACTGATTTTGTCTTTGATGATAGATATTACGAAGAAGGTTATTTAGATAGTCTTTACAGGGAATATTATGGCTTTGATGATGAGGACATGTATGATGAGCCAATCGATGAAGAAGACTATGATTTTGAGGATGAACCTGAAGCGGTTTCATTTTATATAGATGCAGAACATGGTGTCTCTGCTGCATGTTCGGTGGATTATTTCCCTCCAAACACTGATTTTATTTGCCATGTTGGAATAAACCTATGCAAGGAAGGGGATGAATATCATGTCACTCCAGGATATGCTTATCTGCCTGAGGTCGGAGCACTTGACCCTCGCATGACTTATGAAGATTGGCCTATCACTAAAGAAAGTATTGAAGATGACCCTATTGAACAGTTATTTGCTGTGGTTTTAGACAGCAATCTTAGTTATGATGGAGAAGAAGAGGGAGCATATAATGAATGGAGTCTTGAAAATTTATTAGAGAGAATTCATGAAGATACTGTCACTAAAGATCTTGATGTTAAATTTGGAGCTAGTGGTAACGAATTTGAGAAAGAAGCTGAAGAATTATTAAAGGCTGGTAAAATAAGTAATTATTTGGAGCATTTTGAAAAATTGAATAGTGCAACTGACAGCATTTATGATTTAGGTGATAATGAAGTTCTTATAATTTTAAAAGATGGGACTAATTTAACCAGTTGGGATAATGTTTCTAATCAGCATGATATTTTATATATTAGTGAGGATTTCTCAAATCGTAAGGTTATAACAAGAAAGTATCGCTATCTCACTTCACTCAAAGCAACAGTTGTAGTGGGCATAACAAAGAAAATAAAAGACATGGAAGAAATGTTTCAGGGCTGTTCTTCATTGGTTGATTTGTATGGCCTAGAAACTTGGGATACCTCTAAAATAGAAAAAATGGAGGGTATGTTTAGGGGCTGCTCTTCTTTGGAAGATATATCTGGTTTGGAAAATTGGGATATTTCCAATGCTTATAGATTATGGAATCTCTTTGATGGCTGTTCTTCTTTGACTGATTTGTCTCCTTTAGCCAATTGGGATATTTCGGATGTGAGTTCTATGGCAGATATGTTTAGTGGCTGTTCCTCTTTGGTTAATTTGTCTCCTTTAAAAGATTGGGACACCTCAAATGTAAGGAATATGTCCAGATTATTTTCTGGATGCTCTTCTTTAGCTGATTTGTCTCCATTGGAAAAATGGAATATCTCATCAGTACGAAAAATCGATAGCATCTTTGGAGGTTGTTCTTCTTTGGTTGATTTGTCTCCTTTAAAAGATTGGGACACATCACAAATAAAGTCAATGGTACATATGTTTGGAGGATGCTCTTCTTTGACTGGCTTGTCAGGTTTAGAATATTGGAATACTTCTAAATTAGAAAATATGCAAGGTATCTTTAGGGATTGTTCTTCTTTAATAGATTTGTCTTCGTTGGAGAATTGGGATACTTCTAAGGTTAATAACATGTGGAGCGTGTTTGAAGGCTGTTCCTCTTTGGTTGATTTGTCTCCTTTATCTGGTTGGAATGTTTCCCATGTAACTGCAATGAGATATATTTTTGAAGGCTGTTCTTCTTTGATTAGTTTGTCTGGTTTGGAAAATTGGGATATTCATAGAGTTAGTGATATGATAGCTATGTTTAAGTGCTGCTCTTCTTTAACTGATTTGTCTTCATTAAAATCTTGGAATCTATCACCTTTTAATCAGGATTTAAGTGGAATGTTTAAGTTCTGTTCTTCTTTATCTGATCTGTCGCCATTATCTTCTTGGGATGTTTCCGGTGTTTTTACAATGAAAAATATGTTTAAAGGAGGTTCTTCTTTATCTGATTTATCCCCGTTATCCTCTTGGGATGTTTCTAAATTTTTGGAAAATTCCGGAATTTTTGATGATTGTCCTAATATTGAAGTATATCCAAATTGGTATGAAAACAATAAAAGCAGATGA